In Streptomyces qaidamensis, one DNA window encodes the following:
- the modA gene encoding molybdate ABC transporter substrate-binding protein has translation MTRTVRRIRRPLQGAAVGAVALLALSACSSSGPDSSAKPDSSGSGKLSGEVTVFAAASLKESFTTLGKQFEKEHPGTKVTFSFGGSDSLAASITGGAPADVFASASPRTMKIVTDAGDASGAPVTFVRNELEIATLPGNPAKISSLKDLTEAGLKVVLCDKEVPCGAAAQKALDASGLKLTPVSYEQDVKAALTKVELKEADAAVVYKTDVRAAGDKVEGVPFPESADAVNDYPITLLKDAPNTEAAEAFIALVRSAEGQEVLSGAGFLKP, from the coding sequence ATGACCCGTACCGTGCGCCGCATCCGCCGCCCGCTCCAGGGGGCCGCGGTGGGAGCCGTCGCCCTGCTGGCCCTGAGCGCCTGCTCGTCGTCCGGCCCGGACTCCTCGGCGAAGCCGGACTCCTCCGGGTCGGGCAAGCTGTCCGGGGAGGTGACCGTGTTCGCCGCGGCCTCGCTGAAGGAGAGCTTCACGACGCTGGGCAAGCAGTTCGAGAAGGAGCACCCCGGCACGAAGGTCACCTTCAGCTTCGGCGGCAGCGACTCCCTCGCCGCGAGCATCACCGGCGGCGCTCCGGCGGACGTCTTCGCCTCGGCCAGCCCCAGGACGATGAAGATCGTCACGGACGCCGGGGACGCCTCGGGCGCCCCCGTGACCTTCGTCCGCAACGAGCTGGAGATCGCCACCCTGCCCGGCAACCCGGCGAAGATCTCCTCGCTCAAGGACCTCACCGAGGCGGGCCTGAAGGTCGTGCTCTGCGACAAGGAGGTGCCGTGCGGCGCCGCCGCGCAGAAGGCCCTCGACGCGAGCGGGCTGAAGCTCACCCCCGTCTCCTACGAGCAGGACGTCAAGGCCGCGCTCACCAAGGTCGAGCTGAAGGAGGCCGACGCCGCCGTCGTCTACAAGACGGACGTGCGCGCGGCGGGTGACAAGGTGGAGGGCGTGCCGTTCCCCGAGTCCGCCGACGCCGTCAACGACTACCCGATCACCCTGCTCAAGGACGCGCCCAACACCGAGGCCGCCGAGGCGTTCATCGCGCTGGTGCGGTCCGCCGAGGGCCAGGAGGTCCTGAGCGGGGCCGGGTTCCTCAAGCCGTGA
- a CDS encoding ABC transporter ATP-binding protein, producing the protein MTQTHAVTGTFRDGLDAHLVVDRGGFRLDVALTVAPGEVVALLGPNGAGKTTALRALAGLTPLSGGHLRLDGTELDRTPPEARPVGVVFQDYLLFPHLTALDNVAFGPRCQGASKAEARAQAAEWLDRLGLAAHSGAKPRRLSGGQAQRVALARALATRPRLLLLDEPLAALDARTRLEVRARLRRHLAEFEAVAVLVTHDPLDAMVLADRLVVVEHGRVVQEGTPAGIARHPRTDYIARLVGLNLYRGEADGHTVRLADGPPLTTTEVLSGPVFVAFPPSAVTLHRDRPSGSSARNLWRCEVAGLETHGDQIRADLTGELPLAADLTTVAAAELGLHPGAEVWATVKAAQTHAYPV; encoded by the coding sequence ATGACCCAGACCCACGCCGTCACCGGCACCTTCAGGGACGGACTCGACGCCCATCTCGTCGTGGACCGGGGCGGCTTCCGCCTCGACGTGGCACTGACCGTCGCGCCCGGCGAGGTCGTCGCCCTGCTCGGGCCGAACGGGGCCGGCAAGACCACCGCGCTGCGCGCCCTCGCCGGACTGACCCCGCTCTCCGGCGGCCATCTGCGGCTGGACGGCACCGAGCTGGACCGTACGCCGCCGGAGGCCCGTCCCGTCGGTGTCGTCTTCCAGGACTACCTGCTCTTCCCTCACCTCACGGCCCTCGACAACGTCGCCTTCGGTCCCCGCTGCCAGGGCGCGAGCAAGGCCGAGGCGCGTGCGCAGGCGGCCGAGTGGCTCGACCGCCTCGGCCTCGCGGCGCACAGCGGCGCCAAGCCGCGCCGGCTCTCCGGCGGCCAGGCCCAGCGCGTCGCCCTCGCCCGCGCCCTGGCCACCCGCCCCCGGCTGCTGCTGCTCGACGAGCCGCTGGCGGCGCTGGACGCCCGCACCCGCCTGGAGGTACGCGCCCGGCTCCGGCGGCATCTGGCCGAGTTCGAGGCGGTCGCCGTGCTCGTCACCCACGATCCGCTCGACGCCATGGTGCTGGCCGACCGGCTGGTGGTCGTGGAGCACGGCCGGGTCGTCCAGGAGGGCACCCCGGCCGGCATCGCCCGCCACCCGCGGACGGACTACATCGCGCGGCTGGTCGGCCTGAACCTGTACCGGGGAGAGGCGGACGGCCACACCGTCCGTCTGGCCGACGGGCCGCCCCTCACCACCACGGAGGTCCTGTCCGGCCCGGTCTTCGTGGCGTTCCCGCCGAGCGCGGTCACCCTCCACCGCGACCGGCCCTCCGGCTCCAGCGCCCGCAACCTGTGGCGCTGCGAGGTGGCCGGTCTGGAGACCCACGGCGACCAGATCCGCGCCGACCTCACCGGTGAACTCCCCCTCGCCGCCGACCTCACGACGGTCGCCGCGGCGGAGCTCGGCCTCCACCCGGGCGCGGAGGTCTGGGCGACGGTGAAGGCGGCGCAGACCCACGCCTACCCGGTCTGA
- a CDS encoding ABC transporter permease — MTPPTDKPRAAADTLRGGPRRRRVRTGVPLPLLIPALTGLAFLIVPLIALLVRTPWHSLPEQLTSADVWQALRLSLVSATAATAVCLVLGVPLAWLLARVDFPGRGLVRALVTLPLVLPPVVGGVALLMALGRNGIVGQWLDAWFGITLPFTTAGVVIAEAFVAMPFLVISVEGTLRAADRRYEEAAATLGASRFTAFRRVTLPLIAPGIAAGAVLAWARALGEFGATITFAGNFPGRTQTMPLAVYLALQSDPEAAIALSLVLLAVSIAVLAGLRDRWMSAG; from the coding sequence GTGACACCCCCGACCGACAAGCCCCGCGCGGCGGCCGACACCCTCCGGGGCGGCCCGCGGCGCCGGCGCGTCCGGACGGGCGTCCCGCTGCCCCTGCTGATCCCCGCGCTGACCGGCCTGGCCTTTCTGATCGTGCCGCTGATCGCCCTGCTGGTGCGGACCCCGTGGCACAGCCTGCCCGAGCAGCTGACCAGCGCGGATGTCTGGCAGGCCCTCAGGCTGTCCCTGGTCAGCGCCACGGCGGCCACCGCCGTGTGCCTGGTCCTCGGCGTACCGCTGGCCTGGCTGCTGGCCCGCGTCGACTTCCCCGGCCGCGGCCTCGTGCGCGCCCTCGTCACCCTGCCCCTCGTCCTGCCTCCGGTCGTGGGCGGTGTGGCGCTGCTGATGGCGCTCGGCCGCAACGGCATCGTCGGGCAGTGGCTCGACGCGTGGTTCGGGATCACGCTGCCCTTCACCACCGCCGGGGTCGTGATCGCGGAGGCGTTCGTGGCGATGCCGTTCCTGGTCATCAGCGTCGAGGGCACCCTGCGGGCCGCCGACCGCCGCTACGAGGAGGCGGCCGCCACCCTGGGCGCGTCCCGCTTCACCGCGTTCCGCCGGGTCACGCTGCCGCTGATCGCGCCGGGCATCGCGGCGGGCGCGGTCCTCGCCTGGGCGCGCGCGCTCGGCGAGTTCGGCGCGACGATCACCTTCGCCGGCAACTTCCCCGGCCGCACCCAGACCATGCCCCTGGCCGTCTACCTGGCCCTGCAGAGCGACCCGGAGGCCGCGATCGCCCTCAGCCTGGTGCTGCTGGCGGTGTCGATCGCGGTGCTCGCCGGGTTGCGCGACCGATGGATGAGCGCCGGATGA
- a CDS encoding PaaX family transcriptional regulator C-terminal domain-containing protein: MINVSDQHAPRSLIVTLYGAYGRFVPGPVPVAELIRLLAAAGVDAPSVRSSVSRLKRRGLLVPARTAQGAAGYELSPDARQLLDDGDRRIYASAPPEDEGWVLAVFSVPESERQKRHVLRSRLAGLGFGTAAPGVWIAPARLYEETRHTLQRLRLDAYVDFFRGDHLGFAPTAEAVARWWDLATIAKEHEAFLDRHAGVLHDWEKREDTPAEEAYRDYLLALDSWRHLPYTDPGLPSELLPADWPGVRSAAVFRGLHERLRDAGAGFVGL, translated from the coding sequence ATGATCAACGTGTCCGACCAGCATGCACCACGGTCTCTCATCGTCACGCTCTACGGCGCGTACGGCCGCTTCGTGCCGGGCCCCGTGCCGGTAGCCGAACTGATCCGGCTGCTGGCCGCGGCCGGTGTGGACGCCCCGTCCGTCCGCTCCTCGGTGTCGCGGCTCAAGAGACGCGGACTGCTCGTGCCGGCCCGCACCGCCCAGGGTGCGGCCGGCTACGAACTGTCCCCGGACGCCCGTCAGTTGCTCGACGACGGCGACCGCCGCATCTACGCCTCCGCCCCGCCCGAGGACGAGGGCTGGGTGCTCGCGGTGTTCTCCGTGCCGGAGTCGGAACGGCAGAAGCGGCACGTGCTGCGCTCCCGGCTGGCCGGGCTCGGTTTCGGCACGGCCGCTCCGGGCGTGTGGATCGCGCCCGCGCGGCTGTACGAGGAGACCCGGCACACGCTCCAGCGGCTGCGGCTCGACGCGTACGTCGACTTCTTCCGCGGCGACCACCTCGGCTTCGCCCCGACCGCCGAGGCCGTCGCCCGGTGGTGGGACCTGGCGACCATCGCCAAGGAGCACGAGGCGTTCCTCGACCGCCACGCGGGCGTGCTGCACGACTGGGAGAAGCGCGAGGACACCCCGGCCGAGGAGGCCTACCGGGACTACCTCCTCGCCCTGGACTCCTGGCGCCACCTCCCCTACACCGACCCGGGCCTGCCGTCCGAGCTGCTTCCCGCGGACTGGCCGGGGGTGCGCTCGGCGGCGGTGTTCCGGGGGCTGCACGAGCGGCTGCGGGACGCGGGGGCGGGGTTCGTGGGGCTCTGA
- the sigJ gene encoding RNA polymerase sigma factor SigJ, with product MVMTMDDVDRFEAFRPRLEAVAYRLLGSASEAEDAVQETFLRWQGADTGRIDVPEAWLTKVLTNLCLNQLTSARARRETYVGQWLPEPLLAGDPMLGPADTAEQRESVSYAVLVLLERLSPNERAVYILREAFDYPHREIAEILDITEASSQQIFHRAKKHVADGRARTRTEIDEAAARRIIDEFLAAAASGRTEPLVQLLTGDAIAVGDGGGKVPARARAFEGALAVAKFMRGLFKPSAAKRALVGGSADVYAWTVNGDPALVVVVDGRVVGVMCLEVAADGIAAFRNQVNPDKLERVTRLWAAGDHGEPLLTVF from the coding sequence ATGGTCATGACCATGGACGACGTGGACCGGTTCGAAGCCTTCCGACCGCGCCTGGAGGCCGTCGCCTACCGGCTGCTCGGTTCGGCGAGCGAGGCCGAGGACGCCGTGCAGGAGACGTTCCTGCGCTGGCAGGGCGCCGACACCGGCCGCATCGACGTTCCAGAGGCATGGCTGACGAAGGTGCTCACCAACCTGTGCCTCAACCAGCTCACCTCGGCCCGCGCGCGGCGTGAGACCTATGTGGGCCAGTGGCTGCCCGAGCCGCTGCTCGCCGGGGACCCGATGCTGGGGCCCGCCGACACCGCCGAACAGCGCGAGTCCGTCTCGTACGCGGTGCTGGTCCTGCTGGAGCGGCTCTCCCCGAACGAGCGGGCCGTGTACATCCTGCGGGAGGCCTTCGACTACCCGCACCGCGAGATCGCCGAGATCCTGGACATCACCGAGGCCTCCAGCCAGCAGATCTTCCACCGCGCGAAGAAGCACGTCGCGGACGGCAGGGCCCGCACCCGTACCGAGATCGACGAGGCCGCCGCGCGGCGCATCATCGACGAGTTCCTCGCGGCCGCCGCCAGCGGCCGGACCGAGCCGCTCGTGCAGCTGCTCACCGGCGACGCCATCGCGGTCGGCGACGGCGGTGGGAAGGTCCCGGCCCGCGCCAGGGCGTTCGAGGGTGCCCTCGCGGTCGCCAAGTTCATGCGGGGCCTGTTCAAGCCCAGCGCGGCCAAGCGCGCCCTGGTCGGCGGCTCGGCCGACGTCTACGCCTGGACCGTCAACGGCGACCCCGCCCTCGTGGTGGTCGTCGACGGCCGGGTCGTCGGCGTCATGTGCCTGGAGGTCGCCGCGGACGGCATCGCCGCCTTCCGCAACCAGGTCAACCCCGACAAGCTCGAACGCGTGACCCGGCTGTGGGCCGCCGGCGACCACGGAGAACCCCTGCTCACGGTCTTCTGA
- a CDS encoding AMP-binding protein has translation MNPRGTAHVDTFARDHLPPRDQWPELRFDLPELQYPERLNCAAELLHGPPDDRPAFLTPTGEPWTYGDLRARVDRVAHLLTGDLGVVPGNRVLLRGPTTPWLAACWLAVLKAGAVAVTVLAQQRPHELSTMCEIARVRHALCDIRAVDDLAKAEVPGLRIATYGGDAPDDLLNRPAPAAPYEAVATAADDVALIAFTSGTTGRPKGCMHLHRDVLAIADTFSRHVLKPDADDVFTGSPPLGFTFGLGGLVVFPLRAGARALLLEQAGPRQLLPAIARHRVSVLFTAPTAYRAMLDELDGHDVSSLRRCVSAGENLPAATWQAWHERTGLRVINGIGATELLHIFISAADDRIRPGTTGVPVPGWHARVQDTDGRPVPDGQPGLLAVRGPVGCRYLADPRQRDYVRGGWNVTGDTYVRDPDGYFRYVARADDMIISAGYNIAGPEVEDALLRHPDVVEAAVVGRPDEARGQVVLAFAVLKEGAERDADALRAFVKSELAPYKCPREIVFLDALPRTATGKLQRFRLRADGVPGGDQE, from the coding sequence ATGAATCCACGGGGCACGGCCCACGTCGACACCTTCGCCCGGGACCATCTGCCACCCCGGGACCAATGGCCCGAGCTCCGCTTCGATCTGCCGGAGCTGCAGTACCCCGAACGGCTCAACTGCGCCGCCGAGCTGCTGCACGGCCCGCCCGACGACCGCCCCGCGTTCCTGACACCCACCGGCGAGCCGTGGACGTACGGCGATCTGCGCGCCCGCGTGGACCGCGTCGCACACCTGCTCACCGGTGACCTCGGCGTCGTACCCGGCAACCGGGTGCTGCTGCGCGGACCCACCACCCCCTGGCTCGCGGCCTGCTGGCTGGCGGTGCTGAAGGCGGGGGCCGTGGCGGTCACGGTGCTCGCCCAGCAGCGCCCGCACGAGCTGAGCACGATGTGCGAGATCGCGCGGGTGCGGCACGCGCTGTGCGACATCCGGGCCGTCGACGACCTCGCCAAGGCCGAGGTCCCCGGCCTGCGGATCGCGACCTACGGCGGTGACGCCCCGGACGACCTCCTCAACCGCCCGGCGCCCGCGGCCCCGTACGAGGCCGTCGCGACGGCGGCCGACGACGTGGCACTGATCGCGTTCACTTCCGGCACCACCGGCCGTCCCAAGGGCTGTATGCACCTGCACCGGGACGTCCTGGCGATCGCCGACACCTTCTCCCGGCACGTCCTGAAGCCCGACGCGGACGACGTGTTCACCGGCAGCCCTCCCCTGGGCTTCACCTTCGGTCTCGGCGGGCTGGTGGTCTTCCCGCTGCGGGCCGGCGCGCGTGCGCTGCTGCTCGAACAGGCGGGCCCCCGGCAGCTGCTGCCCGCCATCGCCCGGCACCGGGTCTCCGTGTTGTTCACCGCCCCGACGGCGTACCGCGCGATGCTCGACGAGCTCGACGGGCACGACGTCTCCTCCCTGCGCCGCTGCGTCTCGGCCGGCGAGAACCTGCCCGCGGCCACCTGGCAGGCCTGGCACGAGCGCACCGGCCTGCGCGTCATCAACGGCATCGGCGCCACCGAGCTGCTGCACATCTTCATCTCCGCGGCCGACGACCGGATCCGGCCCGGGACCACGGGCGTTCCCGTGCCGGGCTGGCACGCGCGCGTGCAGGACACCGACGGCCGGCCCGTGCCCGACGGACAGCCGGGGCTGCTCGCCGTACGCGGGCCGGTCGGCTGCCGCTATCTGGCCGACCCGCGGCAGCGGGACTATGTGCGCGGCGGCTGGAACGTCACCGGCGACACCTACGTCCGCGACCCCGACGGTTACTTCCGCTACGTCGCGCGCGCCGACGACATGATCATCTCTGCCGGGTACAACATCGCCGGTCCCGAGGTGGAGGACGCGCTGCTGCGGCACCCGGACGTGGTGGAGGCGGCGGTCGTGGGACGGCCCGACGAGGCCCGCGGGCAGGTTGTACTGGCCTTCGCCGTCCTCAAGGAGGGCGCGGAGCGGGACGCCGATGCGCTGCGCGCCTTCGTCAAGAGCGAGCTGGCGCCGTACAAGTGCCCGCGCGAGATCGTCTTCCTGGACGCGCTGCCGCGCACGGCGACCGGCAAGCTCCAGCGGTTCAGACTGCGCGCCGACGGGGTACCGGGGGGCGACCAGGAGTGA
- a CDS encoding ribonuclease BN, whose amino-acid sequence MRRWGRSARDGWERAGAHTLVRQGRDVELLHRAMGFATLALVTLAPLLIVVAAADPLGRGGFASWLADGMGLSGRSARLLTDIISPPRKVIGTTSVLGGVALAVFGVAFGGSVQNGYERIWGLLSGPWHRVWRQAVWMIAMTAYLYQEVQTRSLTSGAERIALSSASGVLFFWWGQHFLLGGQVRWRYLLPGAVATMAGLGGLRMFSYFVFSPLIVTNAISYGAVGVVLVVESWLIGVGYVVYGGALLGRWVQEHHGFRYGR is encoded by the coding sequence GTGAGGCGGTGGGGGCGCTCGGCGCGCGACGGGTGGGAGCGGGCCGGTGCGCACACCCTCGTCCGGCAGGGCCGCGACGTGGAGCTGCTGCACCGGGCCATGGGGTTCGCCACGCTCGCGCTGGTCACACTGGCACCGCTGCTGATCGTGGTCGCCGCCGCCGACCCGCTGGGACGGGGCGGCTTCGCGTCGTGGCTGGCCGACGGCATGGGGCTGTCCGGGCGGTCCGCGCGGTTGCTCACCGACATCATCAGCCCACCGCGCAAGGTCATCGGCACCACGAGCGTGCTCGGCGGGGTCGCGCTCGCCGTCTTCGGTGTCGCGTTCGGCGGCAGCGTGCAGAACGGCTACGAGCGGATCTGGGGGCTGCTCTCCGGCCCCTGGCACCGGGTCTGGCGGCAGGCGGTGTGGATGATCGCGATGACCGCGTACCTGTACCAGGAGGTGCAGACCCGGAGCCTCACCTCGGGAGCCGAGCGGATCGCGCTGAGCTCGGCGTCCGGGGTGCTGTTCTTCTGGTGGGGGCAGCACTTCCTGCTGGGCGGTCAGGTCCGCTGGCGCTATCTGCTCCCCGGGGCGGTGGCCACCATGGCGGGGCTGGGCGGCCTGCGCATGTTCTCCTACTTCGTCTTCAGTCCCCTCATCGTCACCAACGCCATCAGCTACGGAGCAGTCGGCGTCGTCCTCGTCGTGGAGTCCTGGCTGATCGGCGTGGGCTACGTCGTCTACGGCGGGGCACTGCTCGGCCGCTGGGTCCAGGAGCACCACGGATTCCGGTACGGCCGGTAG
- a CDS encoding NAD(P)/FAD-dependent oxidoreductase, whose translation MQHRIVVLGAGYTGATAAGRLAKRLHRDDVAITLVNAEPDFVERVRMHQLAVGQDLAPRPFDEMFEGTGVALKQGKVTAVDVDRRTVTVAPEGAGERADEVLPYDTLVYALGSGWNDQGVPGTAEHAHEIAGRPGALRLRERLAGLAAGESVVVVGGGLTGIEAATEIAEARPDLDVALAARGGLGDWLSEKGAGHLRKVFDGLGITVHEHTAVTAVEADRVTTADGTAVPAAVTVWTTGFAVHPIARATSLEVTGTGQIVVDRTMRSVSHPDVYAVGDAALAMGPGDKPLRMSCASGVPGAWQAADAIAARLTGSKVPTVSVRYFNQCISLGRRDGLIQYVTADDRAVSSALTGRLAALYKEIICKGAAWGVAHPLLVPARRRRVVREAVVPEGSPVRTAA comes from the coding sequence ATGCAGCACCGCATCGTCGTCCTCGGAGCCGGCTACACCGGAGCCACCGCCGCCGGGCGCCTCGCCAAGCGACTGCACCGCGACGACGTCGCCATCACCCTCGTCAACGCCGAGCCCGACTTCGTCGAGCGCGTCCGGATGCACCAGCTCGCCGTCGGCCAGGACCTCGCGCCCCGGCCCTTCGACGAGATGTTCGAGGGCACCGGCGTCGCACTGAAGCAGGGCAAGGTCACCGCCGTCGACGTGGACCGCAGGACCGTCACCGTCGCCCCGGAAGGTGCGGGGGAGCGGGCCGACGAGGTCCTGCCGTACGACACCCTCGTGTACGCCCTCGGCAGCGGCTGGAACGACCAGGGGGTCCCCGGTACCGCCGAGCACGCCCACGAGATCGCCGGCCGCCCCGGAGCGCTCCGGCTGCGCGAGCGCCTGGCCGGCCTGGCCGCCGGAGAGTCCGTGGTCGTGGTCGGGGGCGGTCTCACCGGCATCGAGGCGGCGACCGAGATCGCCGAGGCCCGCCCGGACCTCGACGTCGCCCTCGCCGCCCGCGGCGGCCTCGGGGACTGGCTCTCGGAGAAGGGCGCCGGGCACCTGCGGAAGGTCTTCGACGGGCTGGGCATCACAGTCCACGAGCACACCGCCGTCACCGCCGTCGAGGCGGACCGCGTCACCACCGCCGACGGCACGGCCGTCCCGGCCGCGGTCACCGTGTGGACCACCGGCTTCGCCGTCCACCCGATCGCCCGGGCGACCAGCCTGGAGGTCACCGGCACCGGCCAGATCGTCGTCGACCGGACCATGCGCTCGGTGTCGCACCCGGACGTGTACGCCGTCGGCGACGCGGCCCTGGCCATGGGCCCCGGGGACAAGCCCCTGCGGATGTCCTGCGCCTCGGGCGTCCCCGGCGCGTGGCAGGCCGCCGACGCCATCGCGGCCCGGCTGACCGGAAGCAAGGTCCCGACCGTGTCCGTGCGCTACTTCAACCAGTGCATCTCACTGGGCCGCAGGGACGGTCTGATCCAGTACGTCACCGCGGACGACCGTGCCGTGTCGTCGGCCCTGACCGGCCGGCTCGCCGCGCTCTACAAGGAGATCATCTGCAAGGGCGCGGCCTGGGGCGTCGCCCACCCGCTGCTCGTGCCGGCCCGGCGCCGCCGCGTCGTGCGCGAGGCCGTCGTCCCGGAGGGCTCGCCGGTCAGGACGGCGGCCTGA